In Corylus avellana chromosome ca2, CavTom2PMs-1.0, the following proteins share a genomic window:
- the LOC132169308 gene encoding uncharacterized protein LOC132169308, with the protein MLPTHASTSRSSSARDTTPKAPSQPLPRHGKQQKLILETSFVVDTVFQSLQATKWAVKECRRHGLTTLFQPVSPVAYEGLVPSTEIDKTPPKFFTHWDPDFKIFMLQLYFKIKPLEANKPQPATAANGTAAPSVPPRPLPPPPQGPSPPLPPMQGRPPGAPLGNPPRAPPQMPASFPRPPPTANGLRPMPPSGTPPVPPPPFVGSGMMANFTPGTRPPMPPSHGFQAQQMQG; encoded by the exons ATGCTTCCGACCCACGCTTCCACCTCCCGCTCTTCCTCTGCTCGGGATACTACCCCCAAGGCCCCATCCCAGCCATTACCACGCCATGGAAAGCAACAGAAGCTGATCTTGGAAACATCATTTGTCGTCGACACCGTCTTCCAAAGCCTCCAAGCAACCAAGTGGGCAGTCAAAGAATGCAGACGACACGGCCTCACCACCCTGTTCCAGCCAGTCAGCCCTGTTGCTTATGAAGGGCTG gttCCTAGCACAGAGATTGACAAAACCCCTCCCAAGTTCTTCACACATTGGGATCCagactttaaaatttttatg ttgcaattatattttaaaatcaagcCACTAGAGGCAAACAAACCTCAACCTGCCACTGCAGCCAACGGCACAGCGGCCCCTAGTGTCCCACCAAGGCCTTTGCCACCACCACCCCAAGGTCCATCCCCACCACTTCCTCCAATGCAAGGAAGGCCACCTGGTGCACCTCTTGGAAATCCTCCTAGAGCCCCTCCTCAAATGCCCGCTTCATTCCCACGACCACCTCCTACAGCAAATGGCCTTAGGCCCATGCCTCCTAGTGGGACTCCACCTGTCCCTCCCCCACCTTTTGTTGGTAGCGGCATGATGGCGAATTTCACTCCTGGTACTAGGCCTCCAATGCCTCCCTCACATGGTTTTCAAGCCCAACAGATGCAAGGCTAG